Proteins from a genomic interval of Kribbella aluminosa:
- a CDS encoding IS3 family transposase, with protein MNCYPFIEAEKAGNHSVKRACELLQVSRSAYYADRTSGPSLREQRDAELTGKIVEIHDDSRYTYGSPRVHRELRAQGERCSRKRVVRLMRAADRYGRTPRRWKKTTIADPAAATRPDLIGRDFDIDPDHPGQLDRRWCGDITYIHTWQGWLYLATVIDLASRRVVGWAVADHLRTDLVADALTDAVNRRRPAADVVFHSDRGCQYTSAQFANLARDLCVTLSVGRKGQCWDNAVAESFFATVKTELIHRRAWPTRKAASSALFDYIEGWYNTRRRHSTLGYLSPTQYESSLTVTAEQVA; from the coding sequence GTGAACTGTTACCCGTTCATCGAGGCGGAGAAGGCGGGCAATCACAGCGTGAAGCGGGCGTGTGAGTTGCTGCAGGTCTCCCGTTCCGCCTACTACGCCGACCGCACCAGCGGCCCCTCGTTGCGCGAGCAGCGCGACGCCGAACTGACCGGCAAGATCGTCGAGATCCACGACGACTCCCGCTACACCTACGGCTCGCCGCGGGTGCACCGCGAGCTGAGGGCCCAAGGCGAGCGGTGTTCCCGCAAACGGGTCGTCCGGCTGATGCGGGCCGCCGACCGGTACGGGCGAACCCCACGAAGATGGAAGAAGACCACCATCGCCGACCCGGCCGCAGCCACCCGCCCGGACCTGATCGGCCGCGACTTCGACATCGACCCCGACCACCCCGGTCAGCTGGATCGCCGCTGGTGCGGTGACATCACCTACATCCACACCTGGCAAGGCTGGCTCTACCTGGCCACCGTCATCGACCTCGCCTCCCGCCGGGTCGTCGGCTGGGCCGTCGCTGACCATCTGCGCACCGACCTGGTCGCCGACGCGCTCACCGACGCCGTCAACCGGCGCCGGCCCGCGGCCGACGTGGTGTTCCACTCCGATAGGGGCTGTCAGTACACCTCGGCCCAGTTCGCCAACCTGGCAAGGGATCTGTGCGTGACACTGTCGGTCGGTCGCAAGGGTCAGTGCTGGGACAACGCCGTGGCCGAGTCCTTCTTCGCCACCGTGAAGACCGAGCTGATCCACCGCCGTGCTTGGCCGACCCGCAAGGCCGCCAGCAGCGCGCTCTTCGACTACATCGAGGGCTGGTACAACACCCGCCGGCGCCATTCCACCCTCGGCTATCTCAGCCCTACACAGTACGAATCCAGCCTCACGGTCACGGCCGAGCAGGTAGCCTGA
- a CDS encoding type IV secretory system conjugative DNA transfer family protein: MQLDDVAAAADFGDVDRARIAHVLTKSDGSPGGLQKLAAALEQDGGAALVHPSMQRDLPGQRFARHNLLAGQVRLGQVVPDHRSDFELSGDFGIDLDVLRTSLLVIGPPGSGKTRGIATPVVEHLSLAALAGKASMVVVDPKATDFAYDGWFDVTIDPLNPACGFSLFGGSRTADVAADRLASALLPPQVSGDKAYFIDASKNALYACLAPFEEAYGRWPTIPELLGLLRAEQASMDRVKERLKGPNSKEMKALLDTRKAQAARTADPAASLVERFGLLDRPVLRRVFDHPGPTFQMRDLNRPVRVRIALPEAEYPDASRILARLVVSQFVQITSSAETDRAIFKALIIDEAGRFVDDYVARGVQKLRSNNAGLVLLSQTMSDFPEEVRATVFGSTGCKAVFGGIDPQDADVFSKWFGDQYVSQTTINRSATSGMQSGQFGRPGSTSESETTGFSVRRIERARWTVSDIITGVPAGHALISLARSNGVRVGPVLVNLRG; the protein is encoded by the coding sequence ATGCAGTTGGACGATGTGGCGGCTGCGGCAGACTTCGGCGACGTCGACCGTGCTCGCATCGCACACGTGCTGACCAAGTCAGATGGCTCGCCGGGCGGCCTGCAGAAGCTCGCCGCGGCGCTCGAGCAGGACGGCGGAGCTGCGCTTGTTCATCCGTCCATGCAGCGGGATCTGCCGGGGCAGCGGTTCGCGCGACACAATCTCCTGGCTGGGCAAGTCCGTCTGGGCCAGGTTGTTCCCGACCATCGCAGCGACTTCGAGCTGAGCGGTGACTTCGGTATCGATCTCGACGTTCTCAGGACATCCTTGCTGGTCATCGGCCCGCCCGGATCGGGCAAGACTCGCGGTATCGCCACGCCCGTGGTAGAGCACCTGTCGCTGGCAGCTCTCGCCGGGAAGGCGAGCATGGTCGTCGTGGACCCGAAAGCGACAGACTTCGCCTACGACGGCTGGTTCGACGTCACTATCGACCCGCTCAACCCGGCCTGTGGCTTCAGCCTCTTTGGCGGTTCACGTACAGCTGACGTGGCTGCGGACCGCCTGGCTTCCGCGCTCTTGCCTCCCCAAGTCAGCGGTGACAAGGCGTACTTCATCGACGCATCGAAGAACGCCCTCTATGCGTGCTTGGCCCCGTTCGAAGAGGCCTATGGTCGCTGGCCCACCATACCGGAGCTGCTCGGCTTGCTGCGGGCGGAGCAGGCCTCGATGGACCGCGTCAAGGAGCGGCTCAAGGGGCCGAACTCCAAGGAGATGAAGGCACTGCTCGACACCCGCAAGGCACAGGCGGCGCGAACGGCTGATCCGGCGGCGAGCCTTGTGGAGCGTTTTGGTTTGCTGGACCGGCCAGTGCTGCGCAGAGTCTTCGATCACCCTGGACCGACGTTTCAGATGCGTGACCTGAATCGGCCTGTGCGGGTGCGGATAGCGCTGCCAGAGGCCGAATACCCGGACGCCTCGCGCATCTTGGCCCGGCTGGTCGTCTCGCAGTTCGTACAGATCACATCGTCGGCGGAGACTGATCGGGCGATCTTCAAGGCCCTCATCATCGATGAGGCGGGGCGCTTCGTGGATGACTACGTGGCACGTGGTGTGCAGAAGTTGCGATCGAACAACGCCGGCCTGGTGCTTCTCTCTCAGACCATGTCGGACTTCCCGGAGGAGGTCCGCGCCACCGTCTTCGGGTCGACCGGGTGTAAGGCTGTGTTCGGGGGTATCGATCCGCAGGACGCGGATGTCTTCTCGAAGTGGTTCGGCGACCAGTACGTCAGCCAGACAACGATCAATCGCAGCGCTACCTCCGGCATGCAGTCCGGCCAGTTCGGTCGGCCAGGCAGTACGTCCGAGAGCGAGACGACAGGCTTCAGCGTACGGCGGATCGAGCGCGCACGCTGGACCGTCTCGGACATCATCACCGGTGTACCCGCCGGTCACGCGCTAATCTCATTGGCGCGCTCAAATGGCGTCAGGGTCGGACCTGTACTCGTGAACCTCCGCGGATAA
- a CDS encoding M48 family metalloprotease, whose translation MPRISVPSAAELILGIPWALWSFGVVSWFSALILNGFWAVLLVALWILSGLLVFWAPLEDYLARYAFRLRRPTLMEQQKLDAAWLAVCSVMNINPRYHKLWVEEADSLNGSAMAGRSIAVTRWALSSLPPRQLQAVLAHELGHHQGGHPWAGLVAFWYALPGRLMVGAVRWLFQQSARFPALGCLFVAIFVGGYVGLFMYTVVFHADWGWAVYSVLPFLVPIPLAWFSRRGELWADQVAADLGYARDMITVLYDLQAQGDDVARRAAGWRGALYSHHPSIADRITALERYLQNAGS comes from the coding sequence ATGCCTCGTATCTCGGTGCCGTCGGCCGCCGAGTTGATACTCGGTATCCCCTGGGCGCTGTGGAGCTTTGGCGTCGTGTCGTGGTTCTCTGCGTTGATCCTGAACGGCTTCTGGGCAGTCCTGTTGGTGGCCCTGTGGATTCTGTCGGGCCTGCTGGTCTTCTGGGCGCCACTCGAGGATTACCTCGCGCGGTACGCCTTTCGGCTGCGTCGCCCGACGCTGATGGAGCAGCAGAAGCTAGACGCCGCATGGCTCGCGGTCTGCTCGGTCATGAACATCAATCCTCGATACCACAAGCTTTGGGTCGAGGAAGCTGACAGCCTCAACGGATCAGCGATGGCCGGTCGATCCATCGCTGTCACTCGTTGGGCCTTGTCATCCTTGCCTCCGCGGCAGTTGCAGGCTGTTCTGGCGCACGAACTAGGGCATCATCAGGGCGGCCACCCGTGGGCTGGGCTTGTCGCGTTCTGGTATGCGCTGCCGGGGCGGCTGATGGTTGGTGCGGTGCGATGGTTGTTCCAGCAATCAGCGCGTTTCCCTGCTCTGGGTTGCCTGTTCGTAGCGATCTTCGTTGGTGGCTACGTGGGTCTGTTCATGTACACAGTGGTCTTCCATGCCGATTGGGGCTGGGCGGTGTACTCGGTGCTGCCGTTCCTCGTTCCCATCCCGCTGGCGTGGTTCAGCCGGCGGGGGGAACTATGGGCCGATCAGGTGGCAGCGGATCTCGGGTATGCGCGGGACATGATCACAGTGTTGTACGACCTCCAAGCACAAGGAGACGACGTCGCCCGGCGGGCGGCTGGTTGGCGTGGCGCGCTCTATTCGCATCACCCGTCGATCGCTGATCGAATCACGGCGCTCGAGCGCTATCTTCAGAACGCAGGCTCATGA